The nucleotide sequence GACAGCGAGACCGGATACCTCACTCATGGTCTGCACCCATATCCGGCAAAGTTCATTCCGCAGATTCCTGATGTGCTGATCCGGGAACTGTCCAGCGAAGGCGATACTGTAGCCGACGTATTTTGCGGCAGCGGAACGACGCTCGTTGAAGCTCTCATCCTCAACCGGAATGCGATCGGGTTCGACGCCAATCCGCTCGCGTGCTTGATTACGAAGGCCAAGACGACGCGATTTGCTCCGGGCGACAAGGCGAACCTTCGGTCCCTCGTTGCGAAAAGCGAGGATCAGGCATATGAGGTCGCCAACGCGGGGAAGACCCTCTTTCATCCATCGGAGGTGTTTATTTCGGCGGCTCCCCGCCCAAGCGGAGAGACGCTCGGTTTCTGGTTCGAGCCGTTCGTCGTCGAGGAACTCGCCGAAATCCTTTCATGGTGCAAGGCTTTGCCAACCGAATCGGCGCGCACGGTTGGCTTGGTGGCATTCTCTTCGATCGTCGTCGTATCCTCCAAACAGGATTCCGACACACGGTATGTACGACGCGAAAAAAATGTCGTTCCCGGCGAAACGATGACGCGGTTTGCGCGCGCGCTAAAGTCCGCCTTGATCGCAGTCGACGAGTTCAGCGGGCGCATCCGTCCAGACTTAAGCTGCCAAGTGGTCCATGCCAATATCCTTGAGCAGCCCCCAAGCCGGTCATTCGACCTTATGGTGTGTTCGCCCCCATACCCGAATGCTTTTAGCTATCACCTCTATCACATGACCCGCATGGTCTGGCTTGGCATGGACCAGCCAAAGTTCAAAAGGCAGGAGATCGGGAGCCACCGCAAGTACAGCGCCAAGGGTCCGAACGGCGCCACAGCTCAAACGTTCCAGAACGAAATGCGAACGATCCTTAACTGGCTTCGGGATCGTTTGAAGCCCGGTGGCTTTGCCTGTTTTGTCGTTGGTGATTCCACCATTAGGCGAGAACGTGTGAACAACGCCGACTTAATCGCGGCGGCAGGGCATTGCGAAGGGTTTAGCGAAGTTGCACGCCCCACCCGTCGCCTCCAGACGACCAAAAAAGCGTTCAACCCGGTGATCGGCAAGATCAAGGAAGAAAAAATTCTGATCCTTCAGAACCGCGGGGCGATCTGATGAGGCAACCGCTCGTTTGCAGAATGAAGGCATACATCCAGCCGTTCGAGCGCACTCTGGCCTTGGCCGAACTCAGAGCCCTTGCCCATTCAGACCCGATCCCCGTTGACCAACAGGCCGGAGATCCCGTCCTTTTTTCCCTACCGCCCGTAGTCAAGGCAGTCGTATTGGCCCGGCACCTGGCTTATTGGGAGGTCATCGAGGCCGAACATCCGTATCTCACAACTCAGGTCTTGCGCGAGCGAACTGTCAATGTCGTGCGCAATGGCGTGCCCACCAGCGAAATCCCGCAACTCCTGTTAGCGGACGAGATAGCGTTGCCAAACCGCAGATGTTTGCGCTATGGCACTCACGGAATTCACGAGTACCGCGGGAAGTTCTTCCCTCAGCTCGTCCGGTCCCTCATCAACATTGCCGGTGTGCCGAAGCGCGGAATTGTGGCGGACCCCATGTGCGGTAGCGGAACCAGCGCCGTTGAAGCCGTCCTGGGTGACTATCAGGCGCTCGGGCTCGACTTGAACCCGTTGTCGGTTCTCATGACTCGCGTTAAGTGTTCTCTACTTTCCGTCGAACCCGAGTTCTTGGTTTCGGCCTACGAGAGCATTCGCGGCCAGCTGCTACGGCCAGCGGGTAAGAGGAACGGACGCCTCACGTATTTTGGCTCCTTGCCGGCCCGTGATCAGGAGTACCTATCGGGATGGTTTTCCGAACAGGTCCTGCAAGACTTAGATCAGGCAGCGAGAGCGATACAGGTATCGGACAAGCGAGTCCGCGATTTCTTCTGGCTCTGCTTGAGCAATATCGTCCGTAGCATTTCATGGCAAAAGGACGACGACCTCAGAGTCCGCAAGGAAGTCCGCATCGACGCCGAAATCGATCCGATCCGGGAATTCCTCGAGGAGCTGGGCCGCTCGGTTCGTGTTGTGCTGGCTTTCCTCTATCACAACAAGGAAACGCCTTCTGGCTCATTTGACATCGCCGAAGGCGACGCTCGGACCCTGGCTTCCGCGTGGAGCCGATGGAAGGGAAGAATTCACACGATTATCACGTCCCCGCCCTACGCTACGGCGTTGCCCTACCTCGATACCGACCGATTGAGTCTCTCCTATCTCGGACTGTTGTCGCGTCCCGACCACCGGCGGCGTGACCAGCACATGATCGGCAACCGGGAGATTAGCGAAGGACAGCGCCTGATGTATTGGAAGCTCTTCGGGAGCAAAAAAAAGAATCT is from Candidatus Binatus sp. and encodes:
- a CDS encoding DNA methyltransferase; this translates as MKNTSPINGRCSATRRAVRARVDWWKVCAEVWEKTQGIVVAKIYTGEGTDARRFNATQLHHADFDFTDSETGYLTHGLHPYPAKFIPQIPDVLIRELSSEGDTVADVFCGSGTTLVEALILNRNAIGFDANPLACLITKAKTTRFAPGDKANLRSLVAKSEDQAYEVANAGKTLFHPSEVFISAAPRPSGETLGFWFEPFVVEELAEILSWCKALPTESARTVGLVAFSSIVVVSSKQDSDTRYVRREKNVVPGETMTRFARALKSALIAVDEFSGRIRPDLSCQVVHANILEQPPSRSFDLMVCSPPYPNAFSYHLYHMTRMVWLGMDQPKFKRQEIGSHRKYSAKGPNGATAQTFQNEMRTILNWLRDRLKPGGFACFVVGDSTIRRERVNNADLIAAAGHCEGFSEVARPTRRLQTTKKAFNPVIGKIKEEKILILQNRGAI